A window of Castanea sativa cultivar Marrone di Chiusa Pesio chromosome 1, ASM4071231v1 contains these coding sequences:
- the LOC142632824 gene encoding uncharacterized protein LOC142632824, giving the protein MDTMSRALRQAARSSFSRDIESTPMPSRFARPPFNFYTRKTDLVEHVSHYIQMMCKVFPSSLGPTALRWFNGLKKGSIHSFSELIQEFGVRFMTCSRVPQPMDALLSMKMGAGETLRNYASQYWELYNEIGGGNEKIAASTFRMGLPEESRLRESLTLKPPKDMRQLMRRIEEYKCLEDDRLQSKGKEPMISYPRNHGFNPGHGKGLRIQEPGPAVGGVNETFKEPVHRIIDRIKNEPYFKRPNRMAGDPSRRNQNLYCSYHRDKGHTTEQCRVLKDHLEQLVKAGHLKEFLVETRNQETGQADRLRRNPLPPPLGVIKVIHAAPRAIRAPTTKGVLIVVSAEGVTCEQPPGKKPRYSSQPIAFDNDDLEGTAQPHHDALIVTTRIRGFIVKRIMIDQGSGADVMYPDLYRGLGLKKGDLSKCDSPLMGFDGHMVILEGQISLPVIMGGQEVMATFIVVASFSPYTTIFGRPWIHDMGAVPSTLHVKVKFQTDEGITVIRGDQQAAKQYKGSLNNGERVQLLLFLIQNVDVFAWSPYDVPGIDLEFIVHKLNVDPLCPPKKQRPRRSAKEHVEAIRQEVGRLREAGAIKETFFSEWLANTVVVKKKSGKWRVCVDFTDLNRACPKDPFSMPKIDQLVDATCGHPRMSFLDAFQGYHQIALATEDQEKTAFLTPDANYHYTVMPFGLKNAGATYQRMMTRMFRDKIGWTVEVYIDDMVIKSKQEGQHVGDLKEVFEILRRHRLRLNANKCAFGVGSDRFLGYLITKRGIKVSPDQIEAVKCLRTPGNPKEVQKLTGMLAALNRFISKFADRCQPFYQPLKKWKGFQWDEECDRSFQDLKDYLGRAPTLSALEPGEDLYMYLSVSEHAASVVLLRDNGAQLPIYYISKMLVDVETRYLPLEKLAHTVHVLTEYPLQSLLRRSDFTGKIAKWGTRLGSFDIRYKPRNSVKGQVLADFIFEFSPRATIITGVVEVRPWRVFVDGASNAAGAGAGIVVITPKNLKLEHSFRLGFRASNNEAEYEALLAGLRVVMDLRAKEVEVYSDSLLVVS; this is encoded by the exons ATGGATACCATGAGCCGAGCACTGCGTCAAGCCGCCCGGTCTTCGTTCTCTAGAGATATCGAGAGCACGCCTATGCCGAGCCGGTTCGCACGGCCACCGTTCAATTTCTACACCAGGAAGACAGACCTGGTGGAACACGTAAGTCACTATATTCAAatgatgtgtaaggttttcccctcgAGCCTTGGGCCCACTgctttgaggtggttcaacgggtTGAAGAAGGGCTCGATCCATAGTTTTTCGGAACTGATCCAGGAATTCGGAGTGCGGTTCATGACTTGCAGTCGGGTGCCGCAGCCCATGGACgcgttgctatcaatgaagaTGGGGGCTGGAGAGACCCTTCGCAACTACGCTAGTCAGTACTGGGAGTTGTACAACGAGATTGGCGGGGGTAATGAAAAGATCGCGGCGAGCACTTTTCGGATGGGCCTACCCGAAGAATCCAGGCTGAGAGAATCGTTAACCTTAAAACCTCCCAAGGATATGAGGCAGTTGATGAGGCGTATCGAGGAGTACAAGTGCTTAGAAGATGATCGGCTGCAATCCAAAGGGAAGGAACCGATGATCAGTTATCCTCGAAACCACGGTTTCAACCCTGGACACGGGAAGGGTTTAAGAATTCAAGAGCCCGGCCCAGCGGTTGGGGGAGTCAACGAGACGTTCAAGGAGCCCGTACACCGCATCATTGATAGGATAAAAAATGAGCCATATTTTAAGAGGCCGAACAGGATGGCGGGCGACCCGTCAAGGAGAAACCAGAATTTGTATTGCTCCTATCACAGAGATAAAGGGCACACCACCGAGCAGTGTAGGGTGTTGAAAGATCACCTGGAGCAGTTGGTGAAGGCAGGGCATTTGAAGGAGTTTCTGGTGGAGACAAGGAATCAGGAGACCGGACAGGCTGATCGGTTGCGTCGAAACCCTCTCCCACCCCCTTTAGGAGTGATAAAGGTCATACACGCCGCACCTAGGGCGATTAGAGCGCCCACAACAAAAGGGGTATTGATCGTGGTGTCAGCAGAAGGAGTCACATGTGAACAACCCCCGGGGAAGAAGCCGAGGTACAGTAGCCAACCCATCGCGTTCGACAACGACGACCTGGAAGGTACTGCTCAGCCCCACCACGATGCTTTAATAGTCACGACCCGAATAAGGGGATTTATAGTGAAGAGAATAATGATAGATCAGGGGAGTGGTGCAGATGTAATGTACCCGGACCTATACAGGGGGCTCGGCCTGAAAAAGGGGGACTTGTCCAAGTGTGATTCACCCTTAATGGGATTCGACGGGCACATGGTGATTCTAGAGGGGCAAATTTCGCTCCCAGTTATCATGGGAGGCCAGGAAGTAATGGCGACGTTCATAGTGGTCGCCTCTTTCTCACCATACACGACAATATTTGGAAGGCCATGGATACATGACATGGGGGCTGTGCCGTCCACCTTGCACGTAaaagtcaaatttcaaactGATGAAGGGATTACAGTAATAAGGGGTGATCAGCAGGCGGCCAAACAAT ATAAGGGCAGCTTGAATAATGGGGAAAGGGTGCAGCTACTATTATTCCTCATACAAAACgtggatgtgtttgcatggagtccATATGATGTGCCCGGCATCGACCTCGAGTTCATAGTTCATAAGCTGAATGTGGACCCCTTGTGCCCCCCCAAGAAACAGAGACCGAGAAGGTCTGCTAAGGAGCACGTGGAAGCCATCAGACAGGAAGTTGGGAGGCTGAGAGAAGCGGGGGCCATAAAGGAAACGTTCTTTTCAGAATGGCTCGCAAACACAGTGGTCGTGAAGAAGAAGAGcggcaagtggagagtttgtgttgattttactgatctgaacCGAGCATGTCCGAAGGATCCGTTTTCAATGCCGAAAATCGACCAATTGGTGGACGCTACATGCGGACACCCGAGAATGAGTTTCCTCGATGCTTTtcaaggctatcaccaaattGCCCTAGCCACcgaggaccaagagaagacgGCATTCTTAACGCCCGATGCTAACTACCACTATACCGTGATGCCGTTTGGTCTGAAGAACGCGGGAGCCACATATCAAcgaatgatgacgaggatgtttaggGATAAGATTGGATGGACGGTGGAAGTATACATTGAcgacatggtgataaaaagcaaGCAAGAAGGGCAGCATGTTGGCGACTTGAAAGAAGTGTTCGAGATACTCCGACGACATcggttgcgccttaacgccaaTAAGTGTGCATTCGGGGTTGGATCCGACAGATTCCTGGGTTATTTGATTACTAAACGAGGGATAAAGGTCAGCCCCGATCAAATTGAAGCCGTGAAATGCCTCAGAACGCCGGGCAATCCAAAAGAGGTTCAAAAGCTGACTGGTATGCtggctgctctcaaccgatttatttccAAGTTCGCTGATCGGTGCCAGCCTTTTTACCAACCTctgaagaagtggaaggggttccagTGGGACGAGGAGTGTGACAGAAGCTTCCAAGATCTCAAGGATTACCTTGGCCGGGCACCGACGTTGTCAGCCCTAGAGCCGGGAGAAGACTTGTACATGTACCTCTCCGTGTCCGAGCATGCGGCGAGCGTTGTACTACTAAGGGATAACGGTGCACAGCTCCCGATTTATTACATCAGTAAGATGCTAGTCGACGTGGAGACCAGGTACTTACCACTAGAAAAGCTG gcccACACAGTCCACGTCTTGACCGAGTACCCGCTCCAATCACTATTGAGGAGATCTGACTTTACGGGGAAGATAGCCAAGTGGGGGACTCGGCTAGGCTCATTCGACATCAGATACAAACCGAGGAACTCTGTGAAGGGACAAGTACTTGCGGACTTTATTTTCGAGTTCTCGCCGAGGGCTACGATCATAACCGGCGTGGTAGAAGTCAGGCCATGGAGAGTGTTTGTGGACGGAGCGTCCAATGCGGCTGGAGCGGGGGCTGGGATCGTGGTCATCACCCCAAAAAATCTGAAGCTAGAACACTCATTCAGATTAGGCTTCAGGGcttctaataatgaggccgaatacgaggCTCTGCTGGCAGGACTGAGAGTTGTCATGGATCTAAGGGCAAAAGAGGTGGAGGTATACTCGGACTCCCTCCTTGTGGTAAGTTAG